The following coding sequences lie in one Oryza brachyantha chromosome 10, ObraRS2, whole genome shotgun sequence genomic window:
- the LOC102722334 gene encoding protein SAMBA isoform X2 encodes MSSPARSTVSAASAGAISAADDVADSIDALYRKDEAMAELKSEVMEALQKEVRSLDDDSWMFAAPRSRINLVSMSEFFVVAYARSKKNWLTSVKRPRRQGTSRY; translated from the exons ATGAGTTCTCCGGCGAGGTCGACCGTGTCGGCGGCCAGCGCGGGCGCGATCTCGGCcgccgacgacgtcgccgactCCATCGACGCGCTCTACCGCAAGGATGAGGCCATGGCAG AGCTCAAGTCGGAGGTGATGGAGGCGCTGCAGAAGGAGGTCAGGTCGCTCGATGACGATAGCTGGATGTTCGCAGCGCCCCGCTCCCGCATCAACCTTGTATCCATGTCTG aatttttt GTGGTTGCCTACGCAAGAAGCAAGAAAAATTGGCTGACCTCGGTCAAGCGTCCAAGAAGACAAGGAACTTCTAGGTACTAG
- the LOC102722615 gene encoding NADH dehydrogenase [ubiquinone] 1 beta subcomplex subunit 10-B-like, whose protein sequence is MVRKGKVEFDESPPDDFDPRNPYGDPVAMLEFREHLVREKWIQIETAKIIRDRLRWCYRIEGVNHHQKCRHLVDQYLEATRGVGWGKDARPPELHDPKKKVEADE, encoded by the exons atgGTGCGGAAGGGGAAGGTCGAGTTCGACGAGAGCCCGCCGGATGACTTCGACCCGAGGAACCCGTACGGGGACCCGGTGGCGATGCTGGAGTTCCGGGAGCACCTGGTGCGGGAGAAGTGGATCCAGATCGAGACCGCCAAGATCATCCGCGACCGCCTCCGCTGGTGCTACCGCATCGAGGGCGTCAACCACCACCAGAAGTGCCGCCACCTCGTCGACCAGTACCTCGAGGCCACCCGCGGCGTCGGCTGGGGCAAGGACGCGCGCCCGCCGGAGCTGCACG ATCCCAAGAAGAAGGTGGAGGCCGACGAGTAG
- the LOC102706787 gene encoding inositol-tetrakisphosphate 1-kinase 5, protein MAAADADADAGERYVIGYALAPKKQQSFIQPSLLTRAAARGIDLVPVDPERPLPDQGPFHLLIHKLYGDDWRAQLHAFSAAHPSVPVVDPPHAIDRLHNRISMLQVVSELDVPPHAHHTFGIPSQVVVYDAAALADSGLLAALRFPLIAKPLVADGSAKSHKMSLIYHREGLRKLRPPLVLQEFVNHGGVIFKVYVVGAHVTCVKRRSLPDVSNDVLEDASAEGSVSFSQVSNLPTERTAQEYYDDMRLEDAVVPPTAFINHIAAGLRRALGLQLFNFDMIRDLRAGDRYLVIDINYFPGYAKMPGYETVLTDFFWEMVHKEDTPQAEEGSNHAVVK, encoded by the coding sequence ATggctgccgccgacgccgacgccgacgccggcgagcgctACGTCATCGGCTACGCCCTGGCGCCCAAGAAGCAGCAGAGCTTCATCCAGCCGTCGCTCCTgacgcgcgccgccgctcgcggcATCGACCTCGTCCCCGTCGACCCCGAACGCCCCCTCCCCGACCAGGGCCCCTTCCACCTCCTCATCCACAAGCTCTACGGCGACGACTGGCGCGCCCAGCTCCACGCCTTCTCCGCCGCCCACCCCTCCGTCCCCGTCGTCGACCCGCCCCACGCCATCGACCGCCTCCACAACCGCATCTCCATGCTCCAGGTCGTCTCCGAGCTCGACGTCCCGCCTCACGCCCACCACACCTTCGGCATCCCCTCCCAGGTCGTCGTctacgacgccgccgccctcgccgactccggcctcctcgccgccctccgcttCCCCCTCATCGCCAAGCccctcgtcgccgacggcaGCGCCAAGTCCCACAAGATGTCCCTCATCTACCACCGCGAGGGCCTCCGCAAGCTCCGCCCGCCACTCGTCCTCCAGGAGTTCGTCAACCACGGCGGCGTCATCTTCAAGGTCTACGTCGTCGGCGCCCACGTCACCTGTGTCAAGCGCCGCAGCCTCCCCGACGTCTCCAACGACGTCCTCGAAGACGCCTCCGCCGAGGGCTCCGTCTCCTTCTCCCAGGTCTCCAACCTCCCCACCGAGCGCACTGCCCAGGAGTACTACGACGACATGCGCCTCGAGGACGCCGTCGTGCCACCCACCGCCTTCATCAACcacatcgccgccggccttcgcCGCGCGCTCGGCCTCCAGCTCTTCAACTTCGACATGATCCGGGACCTCCGCGCAGGGGACCGCTACCTCGTCATTGACATCAACTACTTCCCTGGCTATGCAAAGATGCCTGGATACGAGACTGTGCTCACCGATTTCTTCTGGGAGATGGTTCACAAGGAGGACACACCCCAGGCGGAGGAGGGCAGCAATCACGCCGTCGTCAAATGA
- the LOC102722334 gene encoding protein SAMBA isoform X1 has product MSSPARSTVSAASAGAISAADDVADSIDALYRKDEAMAELKSEVMEALQKEVRSLDDDSWMFAAPRSRINLVSMSGGCLRKKQEKLADLGQASKKTRNF; this is encoded by the exons ATGAGTTCTCCGGCGAGGTCGACCGTGTCGGCGGCCAGCGCGGGCGCGATCTCGGCcgccgacgacgtcgccgactCCATCGACGCGCTCTACCGCAAGGATGAGGCCATGGCAG AGCTCAAGTCGGAGGTGATGGAGGCGCTGCAGAAGGAGGTCAGGTCGCTCGATGACGATAGCTGGATGTTCGCAGCGCCCCGCTCCCGCATCAACCTTGTATCCATGTCTG GTGGTTGCCTACGCAAGAAGCAAGAAAAATTGGCTGACCTCGGTCAAGCGTCCAAGAAGACAAGGAACTTCTAG
- the LOC102707065 gene encoding uncharacterized protein LOC102707065 encodes MAKLSRSASLSPRLCRSSTTFTFRPSPSTHAAASPPTQRRLLVLRRATSDADLARSTTATTSPQLLRDILEEDVVDGSGRGKGSDRSGGGSGGGGGGGHMMDMGEYYRRVLRVEPENPLVLRNYGRYLQEVEGDLGGAEECYARALLACPDDGDLLSLYGQVLWEARHDKDRAAAYLERAVHAAPHDCYVLGSYASFLWDAEEEEEEEEPAVAVAGS; translated from the exons ATGGCCAAGCTGAGCCgctccgcctccctctccccccgACTCTGccgctcctccaccaccttCACCTTCAGACCCTCGCCCTCGACGCACGCCGCGGCCTCTCCCCCAACCcaacgccgcctcctcgtcctccgccgcgccacctCTGACGCCGACCTCGCCAGATCCACAACAGCAACGACGTCGCCGCAGCTGCTCCGTGACATCCTGGAGGAGGACGTGGTGGACGGCTCCGGCCGCGGCAAGGGCAGCGACAGGTCCGGAGGCgggagcggaggcggtggcggcggcgggcacaTGATGGACATGGGGGAGTACTACCGGCGCGTGCTGAGGGTGGAGCCAGAGAACCCGCTGGTGCTGCGCAACTACGGCAGGTACCTGCAGGAGGTGGAGGGCGACctgggcggcgcggaggagtgCTACGCGCGGGCGCTGCTTGCCTgccccgacgacggcgacctgCTCAGCCTCTACGGCCAGGTGCTGTGGGAGGCGCGCCATGACAaggaccgcgccgccgcctaccTGGAGCGCGCCGTCCACGCCGCCCCTCATGACTG CTATGTGCTGGGATCGTACGCGAGCTTCCTGTGggacgccgaggaggaggaggaggaggaagagccgGCAGTGGCAGTGGCAGGTAGCTAA